From the Manis javanica isolate MJ-LG chromosome 11, MJ_LKY, whole genome shotgun sequence genome, one window contains:
- the FAM89B gene encoding leucine repeat adapter protein 25 has product MNGLPSADVAGGAGCALAGLPPLPRGLSGLLNASGGSWRELERVYSQRSRIHDELSRAARVPDGPRYAAGAANAGPTGGTPGARRPVNLDSALAALRKEMVGLRQLDMSLLCQLWGLYESIQDYKHLCQDLSLCQDLSSSLHSDSSYPPDAGLSDDEEPPDASLPPDPQPLTVPQTHNARDQWLQDAFHISL; this is encoded by the exons ATGAATGGGCTGCCCTCGGCCGACGTGGCGGGCGGCGCGGGCTGCGCCCTGGCCGGGCTCCCTCCGCTGCCGCGCGGCCTCAGCGGTCTCCTCAACGCTAGCGGGGGCTCGTGGCGGGAGCTGGAGCGTGTCTACAGCCAGCGCAGCCGCATCCACGATGAGCTGAGCCGCGCCGCCCGCGTCCCGGACGGGCCCCGCTACGCCGCCGGCGCCGCCAACGCGGGACCCACCGGTGGTACTCCCGGCGCGCGTCGCCCTGTCAACCTCGACTCAGCACTAGCAGCGCTGCGCAAGGAGATG GTGGGCTTGCGGCAGCTGGATATGTCCCTGCTCTGCCAGCTGTGGGGCCTGTATGAGTCTATCCAGGACTACAAGCACCTGTGCCAAGACTTGAGCCTGTGCCAGGACCTGTCATCCTCCCTGCACTCAGACAGCTCCTACCCACCTGATGCTGGCTTATCTGATGACGAAGAGCCTCCTGATGCCAGCCTGCCCCCGGACCCACAGCCCCTCACTGTGCCCCAGACGCACAATGCCCGTGACCAGTGGCTGCAGGATGCCTTCCACATCAGCCTCTGA
- the ZNRD2 gene encoding protein ZNRD2, translating into MALNGAEVDDFSWEPPTEAETKVLQARRERQDRISRLMGDYLLRGYRMLGETCADCGTILLQDKQRKIYCVACQELDSDVDKDNPVLNAQAALSQAREHQLASASELPVGSRPAAQPPVPRPEHCEGAAAGLKAARGLPPPAVPPNADVLACTQEALLQKLTWASAELGSSNSLESSIQLCNLIRACAEALCSVRQLQH; encoded by the exons ATGGCCCTGAACGGCGCTG AAGTCGACGATTTCTCCTGGGAGCCTCCTACCGAAGCGGAGACGAAGGTGCTGCAAGCACGACGGGAGCGGCAGGATCGCATCTCCCGGCTCATGGGCGACTACCTGCTGCGTGGTTACCGCATGCTGGGCGAGACGTGTGCGGACTGCGGG ACGATCCTCCTCCAAGACAAACAGCGGAAAATCTATTGCGTGGCTTGTCAGGAGCTCGACTCAGACGTGGATAAAGATAATCCGG ttctgaATGCCCAGGCTGCCCTCTCCCAAGCCCGGGAACACCAGCTTGCCTCTGCCTCGGAGCTCCCCGTGGGCTCCCGGCCTGCTGCTCAGCCCCCAGTACCCCGTCCAGAGCACTGTGagggagctgcagcagggctcaaGGCAGCTCGGGGGCTGCCCCCTCCTGCTGTGCCTCCAAATGCAGATGTCCTGGCCTGCACACAGGAGGCCCTCCTGCAGAAGCTGACCTGGGCCTCAGCTGAGCTAGGCTCCAGCAACTCCCTGGAGAGTAGCATACAGCTGTGCAATCTTATCCGGGCTTGTGCTGAGGCATTGTGCAGTGTGCGGCAGCTGCAGCACTGA